The following are encoded in a window of Geobacter metallireducens GS-15 genomic DNA:
- a CDS encoding peptidylprolyl isomerase yields the protein MGEETNPRVVIETSQGNITVELFKDKAPITVRNFISYVKEGFYDGLIFHRVIKNFMVQGGGLDENMQQKKYKFAIKNEAANGLKNNRGTLAMARTAVVDSATCQFFINLVDNAFLDHKGKTPDMFGYAVFGQVVEGMDAVDAIAQVKTGNKAGHSDVPVEPVFITKASVVE from the coding sequence ATGGGCGAAGAAACCAATCCCCGCGTCGTCATCGAGACATCCCAGGGGAACATCACCGTCGAACTGTTCAAGGACAAGGCCCCCATCACCGTCCGCAACTTCATCTCCTACGTGAAGGAAGGGTTCTATGACGGCCTCATCTTCCACCGGGTCATCAAGAATTTCATGGTCCAGGGGGGCGGACTCGACGAGAATATGCAGCAGAAAAAATACAAATTTGCCATCAAGAACGAGGCCGCCAACGGTCTCAAGAACAACAGGGGAACCCTGGCCATGGCCCGGACCGCCGTGGTGGACAGCGCCACCTGCCAGTTTTTCATCAACCTGGTGGATAACGCCTTCCTCGATCACAAGGGGAAAACCCCTGATATGTTCGGCTATGCCGTGTTCGGCCAGGTTGTGGAGGGGATGGATGCGGTGGATGCCATTGCCCAGGTGAAGACCGGCAATAAGGCCGGCCACTCCGATGTGCCGGTGGAGCCGGTATTCATCACCAAGGCTTCCGTGGTGGAGTAG
- a CDS encoding diguanylate cyclase has translation MHHAELTTIQPVELLEVLKSYPFLAPYQLTFCAETEGGMPLYRSLFPVCEAIAQSLLCGKACQTAVEEAVQRAMGENRAVVFRCQTGLLNFAVPLRGRDIPFTCLIGGGVREKDVDLAPMESLAQTDSVDAVALLEELENLPAVTEEEVAETARKIHELLPTLLGRNIHTLIFENTMRRLASISGVAGGIDAAKTADEVLGLLSETLGILFDIGRIAMLSPEGSSTFSMKGLWGMEPDLGTMPAARALSIFPRNRKENVVTLDDECRTLFPEIAANQGLCIRFASNGDFLGIMVLFDAAITRRDKLLVQLVADRASAKLLRLREEEKHSADNAQATKLMTMFTALSRATSKEELNEQILAMAADLADASSGSLMFIDENGENLKIEAALGMNMQLAQSMVVQVGSGIAGKVAASGNPLLVNDIEKDKRIGIPNRPRFKTKSFVSIPIKLRESVAGVLNLSDKKNQGIFTENDLNLLITFADHASIMIERALSIERADFLEQLSITDPLTGLYNRRFLKRRMEEELARSIRQNLSLTVMLIDLDNFKIYNDLCGHLAGDRALKKMARILSDTARQMDVVTRYGGEEFCIILPGTSKKESLFVAERIRREIEGEEFSHEENLPQGRLTASIGVSSFPEDGNVEAVLVKAADVALYRAKSEGRNRVVISGPPPAEEEHGTRLKTVTNLP, from the coding sequence GTGCACCATGCTGAACTGACTACAATCCAGCCGGTGGAGCTGCTTGAGGTACTCAAATCGTACCCCTTCCTCGCGCCCTACCAGCTGACCTTCTGCGCCGAGACAGAAGGGGGAATGCCGCTCTACCGGTCCCTCTTCCCCGTCTGCGAGGCCATCGCCCAGAGCCTGCTCTGCGGCAAGGCCTGCCAGACGGCCGTGGAAGAGGCAGTCCAGAGGGCCATGGGCGAAAACAGGGCGGTGGTCTTCCGGTGTCAGACAGGACTCCTCAATTTTGCCGTGCCGCTCCGGGGGAGGGATATCCCCTTCACCTGCCTCATCGGCGGCGGAGTCAGGGAGAAAGATGTCGACCTGGCCCCCATGGAATCCCTCGCCCAGACAGACAGCGTGGACGCTGTTGCCCTTCTGGAAGAGTTGGAAAACCTCCCCGCCGTCACCGAGGAGGAGGTGGCCGAAACTGCCCGCAAGATTCACGAACTGCTTCCGACACTGCTCGGCCGGAACATCCACACCCTCATCTTCGAAAACACCATGCGGCGGCTCGCCTCCATCTCCGGGGTTGCCGGCGGCATCGACGCGGCAAAGACCGCCGACGAAGTCCTGGGGCTGTTGAGCGAGACCCTCGGCATCCTCTTCGATATCGGCCGGATCGCCATGCTCTCCCCCGAAGGAAGCAGCACATTCTCCATGAAGGGGCTCTGGGGGATGGAGCCCGACCTGGGAACCATGCCGGCGGCACGGGCGTTGTCGATCTTTCCCCGCAACCGGAAAGAGAACGTCGTCACCCTCGACGATGAGTGCCGGACCCTCTTCCCTGAAATCGCCGCCAATCAGGGGTTGTGCATCCGCTTCGCCTCCAACGGTGATTTTCTCGGCATCATGGTTCTCTTCGATGCGGCCATCACCCGCCGGGACAAGCTCCTCGTGCAACTGGTCGCCGACCGGGCCTCGGCGAAACTCCTGCGCCTGCGGGAGGAGGAAAAGCACTCCGCCGACAATGCCCAGGCAACCAAGCTCATGACCATGTTCACCGCCCTCTCCCGGGCCACCTCCAAGGAAGAGCTCAACGAGCAAATCCTCGCCATGGCGGCCGACCTGGCGGATGCCTCCAGCGGCTCCCTCATGTTCATCGACGAAAACGGCGAAAACCTCAAAATCGAGGCGGCCCTCGGCATGAACATGCAGCTGGCCCAGAGCATGGTGGTCCAGGTGGGGAGCGGCATTGCCGGCAAGGTGGCGGCCAGCGGCAACCCCCTCCTTGTGAACGACATCGAGAAGGACAAGCGGATCGGCATCCCCAACCGTCCCCGTTTCAAGACAAAGTCATTCGTCAGCATCCCCATCAAGCTCAGGGAGAGCGTCGCCGGCGTTCTGAACCTGTCGGACAAGAAGAATCAGGGGATTTTCACCGAGAATGACCTGAATCTGCTCATCACCTTCGCCGACCATGCCTCCATCATGATCGAGCGGGCCCTGTCCATCGAGCGGGCAGACTTCCTGGAACAGCTGTCAATCACTGACCCGCTGACTGGCCTCTACAACCGCCGCTTTCTCAAGCGTCGCATGGAAGAGGAACTGGCCCGGAGCATCCGGCAGAACCTCTCCCTCACCGTGATGCTCATCGACCTGGACAACTTCAAGATCTACAACGACCTCTGCGGCCACCTGGCCGGCGACCGGGCACTGAAGAAAATGGCACGGATCCTCTCCGACACCGCCCGGCAGATGGACGTGGTAACCCGCTACGGCGGGGAGGAGTTCTGCATCATCCTTCCCGGCACCTCCAAGAAGGAATCGCTCTTTGTGGCCGAGCGGATTCGGCGCGAGATCGAAGGGGAGGAGTTTTCACACGAGGAGAACCTCCCCCAGGGGCGCCTCACTGCCAGCATCGGCGTCTCCTCCTTCCCGGAGGACGGCAACGTCGAGGCAGTACTCGTCAAGGCCGCCGACGTGGCCCTCTACCGCGCCAAATCGGAGGGACGCAACCGGGTGGTTATCTCCGGCCCACCGCCGGCCGAGGAGGAACACGGCACCCGCCTCAAGACCGTCACTAATCTGCCATGA
- a CDS encoding TldD/PmbA family protein, translating to MLDGMNLSVILRRALAGGGEFADIYYEEGSSTSIICEDGKIEKVLAGTDRGVGIRVISDLRTAYAYTNEVTETALLALAETVSRAVKGEQFGRAIDMRTKLVGPGFPIEIPPDNVPLQDKVALVNRGDAAARGFDKRIRQVTAVYRDGAVKTQIANSLGDFTEALRTGTLFLTQVVAADGDVIQTGYEPVGRFMGHEIFRERSPEEVALAAARRAVMMLGARKAPGGLMPVVLSSEAGGTMVHEAIGHGLEADLAGSGMSVYTGKVGEQVASPLVTVIDDATIPNARGSFSFDDEGTPAQRTVLVENGILKGYLYDRLSAMKDGCASTGNGRREGYHAKPIVRMTNTLIAPGESSPEEIVRGVEKGLFVRKMGGGQVNTVNGDFVFEVSEGYLIENGVVTEPVRGATLTGNGPDVLKKIVKVGSDLGFGIGTCGKDGQGVPVSDAQPTLLIEEITVGGAA from the coding sequence ATGCTTGACGGAATGAACCTGAGTGTCATCCTGCGCCGCGCCCTTGCGGGAGGCGGTGAATTCGCGGACATATACTACGAGGAGGGCTCAAGCACCTCCATTATCTGCGAAGACGGAAAGATTGAGAAAGTCCTCGCCGGCACCGATCGGGGGGTGGGGATCAGGGTCATCTCGGACCTGCGCACCGCCTACGCCTACACCAACGAGGTGACCGAAACGGCCCTCCTGGCGCTGGCTGAGACCGTGAGCAGGGCGGTAAAGGGAGAGCAGTTCGGCCGCGCCATCGACATGCGGACGAAGCTCGTTGGACCGGGCTTCCCCATCGAGATTCCGCCAGATAACGTACCACTTCAGGACAAAGTTGCGCTCGTGAACCGGGGCGACGCGGCGGCGCGCGGTTTCGACAAAAGAATACGCCAAGTTACGGCCGTCTACCGCGACGGCGCCGTCAAAACTCAGATCGCCAATTCGCTTGGTGATTTCACGGAGGCTCTCCGGACCGGCACCCTCTTCCTGACGCAAGTAGTGGCGGCGGACGGAGATGTAATCCAGACCGGGTACGAGCCCGTGGGTCGATTCATGGGTCACGAGATCTTCCGGGAGCGGAGCCCCGAGGAGGTTGCCCTGGCGGCTGCCCGGAGAGCCGTGATGATGCTCGGCGCCCGCAAGGCCCCCGGCGGGCTGATGCCGGTGGTCCTCTCTTCCGAGGCGGGGGGAACCATGGTCCACGAGGCCATCGGACACGGCCTCGAAGCGGACCTGGCCGGCAGCGGCATGTCGGTCTACACCGGCAAGGTGGGGGAGCAGGTGGCCTCGCCCCTGGTGACGGTCATCGACGACGCCACGATCCCCAACGCCCGGGGCTCCTTCTCCTTCGACGACGAGGGGACGCCGGCCCAGCGGACCGTGCTCGTGGAAAACGGCATCCTCAAGGGATACCTCTACGACCGTCTCTCCGCCATGAAGGACGGGTGCGCCTCCACCGGCAACGGCCGGCGGGAGGGATACCACGCAAAGCCCATCGTCCGGATGACCAACACCCTGATCGCGCCGGGGGAAAGCTCGCCGGAGGAGATCGTCCGAGGGGTCGAAAAGGGGCTCTTCGTCCGCAAGATGGGTGGCGGGCAGGTGAACACGGTTAACGGGGATTTCGTCTTCGAGGTTTCCGAGGGATACCTCATCGAAAACGGGGTGGTGACCGAACCGGTCCGGGGTGCGACCCTCACCGGCAACGGCCCCGACGTGCTGAAAAAGATCGTGAAGGTGGGAAGCGACCTGGGCTTCGGCATCGGCACCTGCGGCAAAGACGGCCAGGGGGTGCCGGTGTCCGATGCCCAGCCGACGCTGCTCATCGAGGAAATAACCGTGGGCGGAGCCGCCTGA
- a CDS encoding peroxiredoxin, with protein sequence MAKVGEPAPPFTLDAVVDKEFKKVSLGDYRGKWVVLFFYPADFTFVCPTEITGFNKAMDRFTELNAQLLGASVDSKYSHLAWIKRGDLGDLKYPLLADNKKEATARYGILDEKEGVALRGLFIIDPNGVLQYQVVNNLSVGRSVDETLRVLEALQTGELCPLGWKPGEKTIK encoded by the coding sequence ATGGCCAAGGTGGGGGAGCCGGCTCCGCCATTTACCCTCGATGCGGTGGTGGACAAGGAATTCAAGAAGGTGAGCCTGGGCGACTACCGGGGCAAGTGGGTGGTCCTCTTCTTCTACCCCGCCGACTTCACCTTTGTCTGCCCCACGGAGATCACCGGCTTCAACAAGGCCATGGATCGGTTCACGGAACTCAATGCCCAGCTTCTCGGCGCCTCCGTGGACAGCAAGTACTCTCACCTGGCCTGGATCAAGCGGGGGGACCTGGGCGACCTGAAGTACCCTCTCCTGGCCGACAACAAGAAAGAGGCGACGGCCCGCTATGGCATCCTCGACGAAAAGGAGGGGGTGGCACTGCGGGGGCTCTTCATCATCGACCCCAACGGTGTCCTCCAGTACCAGGTGGTGAACAACCTCTCGGTGGGACGGAGCGTGGATGAGACCCTCCGGGTGCTGGAAGCGCTCCAGACCGGCGAGCTCTGCCCCCTGGGGTGGAAACCGGGGGAGAAGACGATCAAATAA
- a CDS encoding ATP-dependent helicase, whose translation MLDLSTLNPPQRAAAEHTEGPLLVLAGAGSGKTRVITYRIGHLLLDKKVKAEDILAVTFTNKAAGEMKERVRELVGRGKAKGMVISTFHSLGVRILRRDIERLGYKKNFSIYTTSDQIGLIRQAMREVNADGKKFDAETLLWRISGWKNGLIPPDRAVPRYDDPDELLACDVYPRYQALLHACNAIDFDDIIMLTVRLLQDYPEVLDHWQERFRYIMVDEYQDTNASQYLFISLLARKYRNLCVVGDDDQSIYGWRGADVGNILDFERDYPGCRVVKLEQNYRSTGTILEAANQVIKNNAKRKEKRLWTDVGEGRPIDMVIAQDDEEEATLVVERLQMERYQHNLSFGDFAILYRTNSQSRAFEEQLRFEDIPYVLVGGMQFYERKEVKDALSYLKVIDNPLDEQALLRVVNFPRRGIGDGTVVKINQWSLEHECPLLEAMGRVEEIEGIPGATREKVLTFHRLITGAAGEFRRPGDLAARVKGFYDRIGLEEELYRTIEEPATARRKVENVEQIINSMAGYEERIPGATLSGFLEKVSLMDEDRFSGKDKKEHGKDAVTLMSLHSSKGLEFPFVFLVGFEEEILPHKKSVEEGMSIDEERRLCYVGITRARRHLTITRCLHRKKYGKLLERQPSRFLEEIPERLVQVHEGEVKKAATEEEQEAMAQDFFARMREKLS comes from the coding sequence ATGCTTGACCTCTCCACCCTCAATCCACCCCAGCGGGCCGCTGCGGAGCACACCGAGGGGCCGCTCCTGGTCCTGGCCGGCGCCGGCTCCGGCAAGACCCGGGTCATCACGTACCGGATCGGCCACCTCCTTCTCGACAAGAAGGTGAAGGCCGAGGACATCCTGGCGGTCACCTTCACCAACAAGGCGGCAGGCGAGATGAAGGAGCGGGTCCGCGAGCTGGTTGGGCGTGGCAAGGCCAAGGGGATGGTCATCTCCACCTTCCACTCACTGGGGGTCCGAATCCTGCGCCGGGACATCGAACGGCTCGGTTACAAGAAGAATTTCAGCATCTACACCACCTCGGACCAGATCGGCCTCATCCGCCAGGCCATGCGGGAGGTGAACGCCGACGGGAAGAAGTTCGACGCCGAGACGCTCCTCTGGCGGATCTCCGGCTGGAAAAACGGACTCATCCCGCCGGACCGGGCCGTCCCCCGCTACGACGATCCCGACGAGCTCCTGGCCTGCGACGTCTACCCTCGCTACCAGGCGCTCCTCCACGCCTGCAACGCCATCGACTTCGACGACATCATCATGCTGACGGTGCGGCTCCTCCAGGACTACCCTGAGGTGCTGGACCACTGGCAGGAGCGCTTCCGCTATATCATGGTGGACGAGTACCAGGACACCAACGCCTCCCAGTATCTCTTCATTTCGCTCCTGGCGCGGAAGTACCGCAACCTCTGCGTGGTGGGGGACGATGATCAGTCCATCTACGGCTGGCGCGGGGCCGACGTGGGGAACATCCTCGACTTCGAGCGGGACTACCCGGGGTGCCGGGTGGTGAAGCTGGAGCAGAACTACCGCTCCACCGGCACGATCTTGGAGGCGGCGAACCAGGTCATCAAGAACAACGCGAAACGGAAGGAGAAGCGTCTCTGGACCGATGTGGGGGAGGGACGCCCCATCGACATGGTCATCGCCCAGGACGACGAGGAGGAGGCGACCCTGGTGGTGGAGCGGCTCCAGATGGAGCGCTACCAGCATAACCTCTCCTTCGGCGACTTCGCCATCCTCTACCGGACCAACTCCCAGAGCCGGGCCTTCGAGGAGCAGCTCCGCTTCGAGGACATCCCCTACGTGCTCGTGGGGGGGATGCAGTTCTACGAGCGCAAGGAGGTTAAGGACGCCCTCTCGTACCTGAAGGTGATCGACAACCCCCTGGACGAGCAGGCCCTGTTGCGGGTGGTGAATTTCCCCCGCCGGGGGATCGGCGACGGGACCGTGGTGAAGATCAACCAGTGGTCCCTGGAGCACGAATGCCCGCTCTTGGAGGCTATGGGGAGGGTGGAGGAGATCGAAGGCATCCCTGGCGCGACCCGGGAGAAGGTCCTGACCTTCCACCGGCTCATCACGGGCGCGGCCGGGGAGTTCCGCCGTCCGGGAGATCTGGCGGCGCGGGTGAAGGGGTTCTACGACCGGATCGGCCTTGAGGAGGAGCTCTACCGTACCATCGAGGAGCCGGCCACGGCCCGGCGCAAGGTGGAGAACGTGGAGCAGATCATCAACTCCATGGCGGGGTACGAGGAGAGGATTCCGGGGGCGACCCTCTCGGGGTTCCTGGAGAAGGTCTCCCTCATGGACGAGGATCGCTTCAGCGGCAAGGACAAGAAGGAGCATGGCAAGGATGCCGTGACGCTCATGTCGCTCCACTCCAGCAAGGGGCTGGAGTTCCCCTTCGTTTTTTTAGTGGGGTTCGAGGAGGAGATCCTCCCCCACAAGAAGTCCGTGGAGGAGGGGATGAGCATCGACGAGGAGCGGCGCCTCTGCTACGTGGGGATCACCCGGGCCCGCCGGCACCTCACCATAACCCGCTGCCTCCACCGGAAGAAGTACGGCAAGCTCCTGGAGCGGCAGCCGAGCCGCTTCCTGGAGGAGATTCCGGAGCGGCTCGTGCAAGTTCATGAAGGTGAGGTGAAGAAGGCCGCCACCGAGGAGGAGCAGGAGGCCATGGCCCAGGATTTCTTCGCCCGGATGCGGGAGAAACTTTCCTGA